Proteins from one Panthera leo isolate Ple1 chromosome D1, P.leo_Ple1_pat1.1, whole genome shotgun sequence genomic window:
- the PPP2R5B gene encoding serine/threonine-protein phosphatase 2A 56 kDa regulatory subunit beta isoform isoform X3 produces the protein MFDFLDCVADLKGKEVKRAALNELVECVGSTRGVLIEPVYPDIIRMISVNIFRTLPPSENPEFDPEEDEPNLEPSWPHLQLVYEFFLRFLESPDFQPSVAKRYVDQKFVLMLLELFDSEDPREREYLKTILHRVYGKFLGLRAYIRKQCSHIFLRFIYELEHFNGVAELLEILGSIINGFALPLKTEHKQFLVRVLIPLHSVKSLSVFHAQLAYCVVQFLEKDATLTEHVSTSGGQGRPHPCGSDSSLPQLPQVIRGLLKYWPKTCTQKEVMFLGEMEEILDVIEPSQFVKIQEPLFKQVARCVSSPHFQVAERALYFWNNEYILSLIEDNCHTVLPAVFGTLYQVSKEHWNQTIVSLIYNVLKTFMEMNGKLFDELTASYKLEKQQCLVSLCSCQVPGHPRPAPHCLLQSCSHVLPGSSRRPGSVRSYGKAWRSYGYAGYRGPKGPKRPPSSGLHPRWPPVGVRARDPLEGEELNSELSVPPSPLLPRGPERHTPTPGLARAGLEGSLPGPAWAAFAMGRGGEMVVLATELSGLCGRTRPGSCHQGLHLPRKAGLQTAGRFPPRLLPRARALSPLPALPRASTRSFLTPPWDPWSIYSPQLTPNTDAVLGLGHFLSLLSLTLYFLVPFLFIGQGEG, from the exons ATGTTTGACTTCTTGGACTGTGTGGCTGACCTGAAGGGGAAGGAGGTGAAGCGGGCAGCGCTCAATGAGCTGGTGGAGTGTGTGGGGAGCACCCGGGGGGTCCTCATTGAGCCTGTCTACCCTGACATCATCCGCATG ATCTCAGTGAATATCTTCCGGACCCTGCCACCCAGTGAGAACCCTGAATTTGATCCTGAAGAGGATGAGCCCAACCTTGAGCCTTCCTGGCCACATCTGCAG CTGGTATATGAGTTTTTCCTGCGTTTCTTGGAGAGCCCAGACTTCCAACCCTCTGTGGCCAAGAGATATGTGGATCAAAAGTTTGTCCTGATG CTCCTGGAGCTATTTGATAGTGAGGACCCCCGGGAGCGTGAGTACCTCAAGACCATCCTGCACCGGGTCTATGGCAAGTTCCTGGGGCTCCGGGCCTACATCCGCAAACAGTGCAGCCACATCTTCCTCCG gTTCATCTATGAACTCGAGCACTTCAATGGTGTGGCTGAGCTGCTGGAGATCTTAGGAAG CATCATCAATGGCTTTGCGCTGCCCCTGAAGACCGAGCACAAGCAGTTCCTGGTCCGGGTCCTGATTCCCCTGCACTCTGTCAAGTCACTGTCTGTCTTTCACGCCCAG CTGGCATACTGTGTGGTGCAGTTCCTGGAGAAAGACGCCACCTTGACAGAGCACGTGAGTACCTCTGGGGGGCAAGGCAGGCCCCACCCCTGCGGGTCTGACTCCTCTCTGCCTCAACTCCCACAGGTGATCCGGGGGCTGCTCAAATACTGGCCAAAAACCTGTACCCAGAAGGAG GTGATGTTTCTGGGGGAGATGGAAGAGATTCTCGACGTCATCGAGCCTTCCCAGTTTGTGAAGATCCAGGAACCCCTCTTCAAGCAGGTGGCCCGCTGTGTGTCTAGCCCCCATTTCCAG GTTGCAGAGCGGGCTCTGTATTTCTGGAACAACGAGTATATCCTGAGCCTCATTGAGGACAACTGCCACACTGTGCTGCCTGCTGTGTTTGGGACCCTCTACCAAGTCTCTAAGGAACACTGGAATCA AACCATCGTATCTCTGATCTACAATGTGCTCAAGACATTCATGGAGATGAATGGAAAGCTGTTTGATGAGCTCACAGCCTCCTACAAGCTAGAGAAGCAGCA ATGTTTAGTGTCCCTGTGTTCCTGCCAAGTGCCGGGCCATCCACGCCCAgccccccactgcctcctccagTCGTGCTCCCACGTCCTTCCAG gGAGCAGCAGAAGGCCCGGGAGCGTCAGGAGCTATGGCAAGGCCTGGAGGAGCTACGGCTACGCCGGTTACAGGGGACCCAAGGGGCCAAAGAGGCCCCCCTCCAGCGGCTTACACCCCAGGTGGCCACCAGTGGGGGTCAGAGCTAGAGATCCCCTAGAAGGGGAAGAGCTAAATTCGGAGCTCTCAGTCCCTCcatcccctctcctgcccaggggcccagagagacACACACCTACCCCTGGCCTTGCCAGAGCGGGCTTGGAGGGCTCCCTGCCTGGCCCGGCATGGGCAGCTTTTGCtatggggagaggaggagagatggTGGTCCTGGCAACAGAACTCTCAGGCCTTTGTGGCAGGACTCGACCAGGAAGCTGCCATCAGGGACTGCACCTGCCCCGCAAAGCTGGGCTCCAGACTGCAGGCAGGTTCCCACCCCGGCTCCTGCCTAGAGCGAGGGCACTTAGCCCCTTGCCTGCCCTGCCTCGTGCCAGCACGAGGTCCTTCCTCACCCCACCATGGGATCCATGGTCTATTTATTCTCCCCAGCTCACCCCCAACACAGATGCTGTCCTGGGCCTGGGgcattttctttccctcctctccctcaccctgTACTTCCTTGtcccctttttatttattgggcagggggaggggtga